Part of the Leptotrichia massiliensis genome, GAAGATAGTTCCGACAGATTTTAAAATTGAAAAAAATAGGATTAATGTAATAAATTTGAAAATTGATTTTTTTGAAAATAATAATGAAATTTTATTGGAATGTTTTGATAAAAATTTAGAAGAAGTTATTAATTTCAAAATTCAAGCAGAAGATATAGTTGGAATTAGAAATTTTGGAGATATAGCTGGACATTCTGCAATAATTGATTTTGTGGAACAATTTGAAAATGAAGATTTAAAAAATTCATTGATAAATAAAGTAATAGATTCTAAATTAGATGGATGGTATATAAAAAATAAAAATTATATTCATAATTTATTCTTCATAGATAGCTGCTACTTTGAAATTTTAACAAAATTTGATATTAGCAAAAATATATCAATGATTAATTCTAACGAAAAAAACAAAGAGGAAATTTATGTTCCGTTAGAAAATAAGATTATGAAATCCGATAATCAATTAAATATTGAAAAAAAATATATATTGGAATTTAAGAATTTAGAAGTGAATGAAATTTTGAAAAGCGAATTAACTTTGAAATATAAAAAAGAGTTAGTTTTTATGGGAATAACAAAGAAAATAATAAATAATAATTTTTTTGAAGAAGCTATAAATTATGAACTATACTTTAGATTAAATAACAAATATAAAATAATATTTGAATATAAAAATTTACAAAACCCGCAATATTTAATATTAAAAGAAAATAGAATAGGAACTGGAAAAAATGTATTTTTATGGTCATCCATTAATTCAGAGTTTTTTATAAAAAGTTATTGGGAAGAAATTTTTTACGAAAAATTTCAAGATTTTGAAAAAGATAAAATAAGTCATGTATATATATCAGATGACTATTCAATTGAATTTGTGATAGATAAAGATGATATTCCATATATAAAAATAATAGATTTAGAAGAAAATATTGAAGTAAGTCAAAATGAAATTTTTAGAAGATAGTAATTATGAAATTTATGAAGTTAAAGTAAATTTTAAAATAGAAATTTCCCAAAAAAAATATTATATAAACATATAGTTTTTTACAAAAATAATTCGGTTTAAATTATGTGAAAGTTGTGGGAGTTTAAAGCTAAGAAAAGAAATTAAATTTGAGCATAGAAAAATTAAGGAAAGATGTCAGTCTAGGAATTTTTACATTATTTTTAACTTAGTTATCTGAAAAATACAGTTGTTATACAAATATAATAATGATTATAGAACAATAATTTATAAATTACCTTAACAAACATATAAATTATTGGGATATAAATATATTAAAGAAATTTATATCCTATTTAATGGAAGAAGTAACAAGAACATACCTGATAAATCCTAATAGTCGCTAGTAATAAATTTTAATAATGAAAGGAATGATTAATGATGAAATTAATTTTTAGATATGAATATTCAAAAAATGACAACAAATACTATAAAGTGTGTGAATCTTTTAAAATGGATAATAAAAAATCAAGAGAATTAGGGTTAAAAAAATCTGTAGAAATAATATATAAAGAAAATATATTAGATGAAGTATTTTTAGGAGATTATATAGATTCTTTAGATGTTAATTGGATAAAAGATATGTTGGATAAATTGGAAAATATTAACATAAAAAACTATAATATTAGTTCAGAAGCATATGAAGCATTGATAAAAAATGATAGTGTAATAATTAGGGATATAGTTTATGAAGAAGGTGATGAT contains:
- a CDS encoding DUF5376 family protein encodes the protein MMKLIFRYEYSKNDNKYYKVCESFKMDNKKSRELGLKKSVEIIYKENILDEVFLGDYIDSLDVNWIKDMLDKLENINIKNYNISSEAYEALIKNDSVIIRDIVYEEGDDEVRIDRKKVSYAIKKWIIFLEKNYDMNYQEIINLDNI